Part of the Quercus lobata isolate SW786 chromosome 6, ValleyOak3.0 Primary Assembly, whole genome shotgun sequence genome, atcattttccgtaaaatgatcCAAACTATTTTCCGTAAAGTATTTTCCGAACTAAACATGGGAAAACGTTTTCCGTAAAgtattttccgtaaaatatttGGACGAACCAAACACCGGaattaattttccgtaaaacgatttccgtaaaatatttggacgaatcaaacaccggaattgattttccgtaaaacgatTTTCGAGACAGCCAAACACCCgaatacattttccttttccggaaaacgttttccagcaaccaaacattttcctttaaattTCAGTCAACTGGGTAAATACGCTGAaactctttatctttttttcttttttcttttttttcccctttctccTGACACGCAAAACACTGGGGAGAAATCAACCAGAAACAAACGAGTTTCCCAACTTGAGTAAGAGAAAGGTAATAATGTTTGAATCAATCATACCCAAAAACTCTCCCTTTAATCTCTCTGTTGAAAGAGACAAAGTTTGGCACATGGCACCACATATAAAGAACCAAATACAAGAAGAAGTGTGTTGCAGAGAGTTAGAGAAATTGTATTGGCTTGTCAGAAGAACTGAGTTTGCAGAGAGTTTAGAGGAATGCTATTGGTGTGTCTTAATGAATTTAATGGAGTAGTAGGAAGGAAAAGAAGTCCACTATCAAATCTCTCTAAACTCTAAAGCCATGCCCGAATCTTTTTTTggatgaactttttttttttttctgatattTTGGTGCATTTCTTTTTCTGTTGTACTTTTTGTTGTGCATCTTTGTGGATTTTGGGTAATGGGGTAAGGTttttgtaaaaaacaaaaaataataataataataatatttttgtttttttttttttttgatctccTGATTcgaaatatttaattaatttcataGGGATGACACAAAGTATAGCATCGATTTAAATTGCCGAAATTTGGAACTCTCTTCCATCAATGTCAACTAGGATATGGTCCTCCAGGAGTTGGTGCGAACTTTCCTCTTGCGTTAAGCAATGCCACCTTTCCTAAGGactaatttttcttctcctaacATTCTTAGGTGAACTTCTCAAAGGGCTTCATATAATCCAACCATGATATACACTCCTAAAATGTGGAGGGAATTTCCCGTAATCCACTCCATGTACCCTACTTTCTCCATTAACCACACATATCACCCATGATGGTAGTGGACCCAAACAAGTAGACTCACTTCAAACTCTTTATAAAAGGAGTAAGTCTCATTCACCTAAGGTAAGTTCAACGATTTCAACCATTTACTATTTTCCATCCTTGTATTCTAAAGAGAAAACTGACTTAACCATCAGAGGGTCTTTGGTCGGGTTACACTGGTCACCCTTGACagttctttctttattttcagGACCTACAACCATCACCATAGCTCAAAGCATTCCAACCTATTGATTTTCGTGtatcctaatatatatatatatatatatatatatatatatatatatatttgggacAGACCTAAGATTTTAGTTAGTGAGGGacaaagtattaaaaaaaaaaaaaaaaacctccaaacaaatatccatatagtattaaaaaaattgtaaatatgcaaaattgttatttctaaatacattaagaagcaatcatttaccaacaaagataaaaacaaaaacaaaataatgttttttttaatactgaTGGTGTCATAGATAATcccaagtccataactcgtccatatatctcgtccaacgaaagaagctacaataggcGGTGAAAATTGCAAGCGTactggcgaacctcgtccatacATGGACGAGCAATACCTCGTGAGATCTACTGATCATTTATGAACGTCAAGCCTTCCTAGATGATCTCGTCCATCTTCCACTAAAAATGGACGAGATCATCCTGGAGGTGTCGTCCATCCTTACtatggatggacgagttcatcggcccgtccgacctaggtaacttccacaacggttatggaagttactcccaattctccggactcctcgacattgggaacggttactaaacagataaccgttccacacacactatataaggcttcttcgatgaaagGTAAGGGATTCAGACACTTTTACTTTTGAGAGAACATTTCTTCGTTACAGAGAGTTCCAAGTAACTAACttgatcatcggaggatttttggccggtccccaccggtcccctctgattctgtgTCTTTTGTATTACAGGAAATAGCCCAAAGATCAACGTTCGAGTCCTGTCAACCCATTGATAAAGAGAgaatcatcagttggcgccgtctgtgggaaggaaTTGTTTCGCAATTTACTTCTCCGTGACAAAGGGTTTGATGGTTCGGACTAGATCaagggctactagcccaggccATCAGGGAAGCAGCAACCCGCATCGTGATCGCCAGTCTGCACCAGTCATGCAGTCATCTGCCCAACATGCACAATCAATGGCAGACGCTATGGCggagttgactcgccaaaaccaagaatTACGAATGGAGATTAATATGAGGAGGCAAACACATGAAGAACGTGAAGGTGGACAAACAGAGAGTCATGGCGGAAGAGACAATACCGAAATTGGAAGCCAGTTTAGAGACACCACTTCACGAACGGTACCACACTTgaaggaagaaatggaccaaatgaagagagttatggaggagatgaaggaaaGTATGAAAAGGGCGAAtccgatagaagatttggttcaCATGACTGATTCTCcctttacggcttccatcaatggtcaccccctaccatcaaagttcaagttgccttCACTGGATTCATATGATGGAACACGTGACCCGTTTGATCACATAGTCACTTTCAAGACCACCATGCATCTTCAAGGGGTGCCTGATGAGataatgtgtagagccttccctaccacccttaagGGTTCAGCGCGAGTTTGGTTtagcaaaatacctccaaattcggtgagttcttttgaagagttgagtaagttgtttgttaacaatttcattggaGGACAAAGGCACAAGCGTTCCTCGTCCAGTTTGTTGACAATAGAGCAGGGAGAGAACGAGAGCCTTCGGTCATTTATCACCCGTTTTAACAGAGAAGCTCTCAGTGTGGATGAAGCAGATGATAAGCTTCTACTGGCAGCCTTCCACAACGGGGTGAATTCGGATCTGTTTATACACAAGCTCTATGAAAAAGAGCCCCAGTCCATGGCCGAactcgtccattcggctcagaattttatgaatgcagaagatgcaatcatcgctaagaagaggaagaggtccGAGAGAATGGATGCAAATCCCAGTCGTCATCACGAGCAAGGCACCCGTCCAAAGAAAGGACGGACGGAGGAAAGGAGAGATCGAGAAAGTAAGAAGCCAGGCCCTCCAGTACGGAACCAGCAGTATACCCCTTTAAACACCCCACTTgagcaagtccttatgcaaatcaaggatgatccttcGCTGAAGTGGCCAGAGAAACTGAAGGGTGATCCCAACAAGCGCAACAGGAACAAGTACTGTCGCTTTCATAGGGATCATGGTCATAGCACGGACGAGTGTTTtgacttgaagcaacaaattgaaaatctcataaggTAAGGGAAGTTGAGGGgtttccttggacgagaccaGAGGGACGAGAAATAGAAGGGAAAGATGGAAGATTCATCGCGACCACCACTCGGGGAGATAAGAGTCATCATTGGGGGAAGTTCAACTGGCCAgtcgtccaagtccaagaaagcatacttgaaggTAGTACAGAGCGTCCAGCTTACCGGACGATCACCGAGAGAAAGGTCTATGGACGAGCAGGCAATCACTTTCACGGACGAGGATGCTGACAGAATTCATCACCCTCATGATGATGCCCTCGTCATCTCCCTACTAATTGCAAACTACACAACCAGAAGAGTGCTTGTGGACAATGGAAGCTCAGCAGACATTTTATACTATCCAGTTTTTCAGCAGATGAGACTAGGACGAGACCAGCTCCGTCCAGTGAACTCCCCctagtaggttttggtgggaTGAAGGTGCAACCAGTGGGTACCATTTCCTTATCCGTGGTAGTGGGGGCATATCCACGACAAATTACCAAGGACGTCAACTTCCTTGTGGTAGATTGTCCATCCTcctacaatgccatcattggGAGACCAACTTTGAATAGCTGGAAAGCTGTTACCTCCACTTACCATTtatcagtcaagtttccaacagaaCACGGGGTAGGACAGGTACAAGGTGACCAACTGGCAGCAAGAGAATGTTACTTGGCCATGCTGGCCATGGATGAACAAGTTCAAgcaatgaatattgaagaaaagaaggttgTAGCAGAGCCTACTGAAGTATTGGAAGATATTTCCTTGGATGAAGTTAACCCTGAGAGGTGTACCAGGGTTGGAGCAGATTtagaagagaagattaaaaaggacctcgtccaatttttgaagaaaaacatcgATGTGTTCGCGTGGAGTCACGAGGATATGCCGGGTATAgaccctagtgtcattacccaccgtTTGAATGTATGTCCTTCCTCTAAGCCTGTGCggcaaaagaagagggtgtttgccccTGAGAGAGATAGTGCAATCAAGGACGAGGTCCAGAAGCTGATGGTAGCAAAGTTCATTCGGGAAGTGTATTACCCggattggttggccaatgtagtaatggtcaaaaaagcgaatggcaagtggagaatgtgcgtggacttcactgatctgaacaaggcttgccccaaggatagctacccgcTACCGCGCATTGACCAGTTAGTAGACTCAACTGCAGGACACAAATTGcttagcttcatggatgccttttcaggatacaatcagataagaaTGGACGAGGCtgaccaagagaagacatcttttgtaaccagtcaaggcttattctgctataaggtgatgccatttggcttaaagaatgcaggggcgacatatcagaggttggtcaaccacatgtttcgtccacagattgggcggaatgtggaagtctacgtagatgacatgctggtgaaaagtCAAGACGAAGGAAGACATCTAGACGACCTGCAGGAGACATTCGAGACATTAAGGCAGTATCACATGAAGCTAAATCCTagcaaatgtgcctttggagtatcatcagggaaattccttggctttatggtatcccacaggggaattgaagcgaatccagataaaattcaagcaatattggACATGAAGCCACCGCAAAATACAAAGGAAATCCAATCCCTCACTGGACGAGTCGCTGCgcttaacaggtttgtctctaaagctactgataaatgtttgccattttttaaggttctcaaaaaagcattcgaatggacctacgagtgtcagagagcttttgaagatttgaaggtATACCTTACAATGGCACCGCTGTTGAGTCCATCAGTGGAAGGAGAGGAACTATATTTGTACCTAGCAGTAACCCCGCATGCCGTGAGCTCGGCATTGATAAGAGAGGAAGATAAAGTGCAAAGACCTGTGTACTATACAAGCAAGGCATTGAAAGGAGCGGAAGGACGGTATCCGCAAATGGAGAAGTTGGCCTTCGCACTAATCACAGCATCACGGAAGCTgaggcattatttccaagcacatgtcATTAATGTTATGACAGATCATCCTCTCAAAAAGGCAATGAATAGGCCGGAAGCTGCAGGACGATTAATCCAGTGGGCTGTGGAGCTAAGTGAGTTCGATATCAGGTATCTACCAAGGCATGCCATTAAagctcaagccctagcagattttATTGCGGAGTTTACCCCAAGTCATAACGAGACAGAGGACAGTAAGAGATGGATCGTCCATGTGGATGGTTCGTCCACACGGCATGCAGGAGGAATTGGTGTGGTCCTGCAGTCCCCAGAGGGAGATAAACTGAAACATAAAGTCCGTCTACAGTACCAAGCGACAAACAATGAAGTCGAATATGAAGCCCTCCTCAAAAGGCTAGAATTGGCAAAGTCCGTGGAAGCAAAGTCCATATGTGTCATGGGGGATTCCCGACTGATCATGGGGCAAGTGAATGGGGCGTATGAGGCGAAGGAAGAACGAATGAAGAAGTATCTTGGTAGGGTGATGCGCCTTGTGAAAAGGTTTGAAAAAGCTGACTTCGTTCAAATCCCGAGGGAGGAGAACGTGGAAGCTGATACTATAGCGAAGGAGGCCTCAGCAGATGAATCATTAGAGAAGTCAGATGAAGTTCAATATGTGCCAAGTATAGATGCCCAGGAAGTACAGCAGGTTGATAAcagagaaaattggatgactccCATTATATCCTATTTGAAAGACGGACGACTaccagaagagaaggacgagGCCAGAAAGGTGAGGGTGAGGTCAGCTAGATACGTCCTTATGAATGGAGTtttatacaagagaggtttctctcAACCTTACCTTAGATGTTTAGCTCCGGACGAAGCAGACTACGTGCtgagagaagttcatgaaggggcATGTGGCAATCATTCGGGAGCAAGatcacttgtccacaaggtcgtccgtgcagggtactactggccgaacatgcaagctgatgctaaagcatatGTTAAGGTCTGCGACCAGTGCCAGCGATTTAGCAACGTCCCCAGGCAACCATCAGAATACCTCACCCCAATGTTGGCGCCGTGGcccttcgcacaatggggactggacattTTGGGTCCCTTCCCCTTGGGAGTAAGGCAGATGAAGTTTCTAGTGGTGGGcatcgattacttcaccaaatgggtggaggcagaACCGTTGGCAAATATCACACAACAAAACGTGAAAAActtcgtgtggaagaacatcgtatgcagatttggagtgccgaaggtattggtgtctgataacggacgacaatttgacaatgcactCTTCAAGGACTTCTGCTTACATTTTGGAATTcagaaccattactcctcgcctgcacacccccaagccaacggccaggctgaagttgcaaaccgatccttgttgaaaatcatcaagactcggcttgagggggcaaagggagtgTGGCCAGATGAATTACCAGGAGTTTTATGGGCATATAGGACCACAGTGAGGACACCTACAGGAGAGACTCCTTTCAaactagcctatggaagtgatgcagtcatacctgcagaagtacatatggctaatcacagggtgatgatgtatcaagaCAAGGATAATGAAGATCAGCTTCGTCTGAACCTCGATctaatagacgaggtaaggACAAACGCAGAACACCGGGCAGCAAAGTATAAGAATCTCATGGCTAAGCAGTATGACGCgatggtgaagcctaggcgtttCAACATTGGAGATCTCGTCCTGAGAAAGGTCTCTTTGTCGACCAAGAACCCGGCACATGGGAAATTGGGCccaaactgggaaggaccctatagagttatcaactgtaaaaggcaaggatcctactacctggaggccctggacgggagaaagctggaacatccttggaatgtggaGCACCTGAGGAGGTACTACCAGTAAGAGTGAACCTATGGACGAGACTGGGTCTTATCTGTCTAATTAACCCTACTACTACGTATGatgctgtttgtgtttgatactatTATGTTTGGTGTTGCTTATGTGTGGAGTTTGAAACTATgatcttattacttattataGTTGTATTATGGTTATGGACGAAGTCATGAagtatgtatttattaaataaaaaggcatcagtgtgcatatgccttgtctgtaaacaatatttatgttatgtgctAAATGTTGTGTGAAATTTCTCCATGATATTGTCGTCCAAGTCAATCCTCAAGAGGGTTGAAAGATCCAAGACGAACAAAATCTCTGGACGCAGAGATGTAACgtctaaattttctaaggaaaaaaTCACATCCACACTCGTCCAACTCATAGACGAGACGGAGCCAACTGAAACAATCCAAAATCTGGACGAGAGAAAAAGTTGGCAAAATAAGTAAGTTGGTAAGTAAAATTAGTTTGCAAGTCCTAAGACGAATCAAgctaattaaaaatactacctGCTAAGACGAGTTAGactacatgaaaaatatgtaatctCGACATGGACGAGCTAAAGTTGGAGTTAAAATAGCTTAGCAACATTCGTCCATGAAAATGAAATCACTCGTCCatgcaaagataataaaaattcattcaaaggGTGGACTTCCTACGTCCAAAAAACCCTTGATTAGTTTGAAAAGCAGAAACTACTTAAAAACCCGTCCTAAAACCATGGACGAGTATAATGTATTCTTGTTACATAAAAGAAGGTCCAAAAACAAaggaccaaataaaaaaaaaaagaaaaccatcaAGGTTAAAAGTCTCGTCCTAAGAAGGGGGAGCATTCACAACTGGTGCGTCCTGAGGCTGGGTACTAGCGTCGTCTTCCACGTTGACGTCATCAGAGCCAGTCTGGAGAAGAGAGCTTGTGGCAGCAGCAAGGTTAAGCTtgattgcattaaaatcaaCTTCAGGGAAGTTCTCAATAGCGTCCATTCTGAAATCTTCAAAACCAGCTGCATAATTGCGATCCAAAGTGTCTGTATATTCTTTGGACGACTTGAACTCAGCCACAGCGTCCTCTTTTGCCTTGGAGAGACGAGCATTCAATTCATCGTTCATCTTCTGCAAATGATCAATGCGCGTATCCTTCTCCACTGCATCCGTCCTTAGCTCCTCAATCAGCTTGTTACGTTCCTTGACCTCGTCCTTAGCTTTTTCAGCAACCCCAGCCCATTTTTTACACTCAGCATTCACCTGCTGAATCCTCGTCTCCAACAAGACTCTCGTCTTGTCCAACTCTGTTGCCTGTCTAGACGCTGCTATAAACTTTGACATGGCCTATGAATAGACAAAGCAACATAGAGTGATTAAATAAGGAAAAGTGGCTACCCAAATAAGGATGAGAGATACTGACATACCTTGAAGAGGTTATGGACGCCTGAATGCTCAAATTCCTTCAAGCCCATGTTATAGCACATGTTTATATCCTCGTCCTTGACAGCTATCTGGAAACGTTCCCAAGCCAGGTCTTCATTCTCAATAATGTTCGTAGAAGGCTGGGACGAGCCAGGCGTGGTAGACTTGGCCAAAGGAGTTCTGGGTGGAGTCTTAGACGGCGTGGACTCCACTGGAGTGGACGAGTCCACATCAACTATCTGGACGGCAGGCTGGGACTGGGGAGGTTTGGACTTGACCACCTTGGACAAGCCTGACTTAACCCTTTTGTCTCTACGACTGGGGAGCCCTTCCAAGTCAATGTTCTTTGGCAAGAACTTCCTTTTGTCCCCAGCCAATGGACGTGTCTGACCCTCAGGACGATCCTGGGTCTGACCCTCAGGACGTTTCCCCT contains:
- the LOC115950883 gene encoding uncharacterized protein LOC115950883; its protein translation is MCYNMGLKEFEHSGVHNLFKAMSKFIAASRQATELDKTRVLLETRIQQVNAECKKWAGVAEKAKDEVKERNKLIEELRTDAVEKDTRIDHLQKMNDELNARLSKAKEDAVAEFKSSKEYTDTLDRNYAAGFEDFRMDAIENFPEVDFNAIKLNLAAATSSLLQTGSDDVNVEDDASTQPQDAPVVNAPPS